The following DNA comes from Streptomyces sp. NBC_00273.
TCGCGGCCATGCCTCTCGTACCGCCCCGGATCAGCAGGCGCCACGCCCTGCGGGTCCTGGTGGCCGTACTCGCCGTGCTCGGGGTCCTGACGTGGTGGCTGAGGCCCTTCGGGCAGCCGGAACTGGAGGGCGAGCTGACCTTCAGCACGGGCGCGCGGACCGGGGTCTACCACCGGTACGGGCAGCTGCTGGAGCAGGCGCTGGGGCGGGACATGCCCGGCGTGGACGTACGGCTGGAGACCAGCGAGGGCTCGCAGGAGAACCTGAAGCGGCTGGCCACCGGCGAGGCGGACTTCACGGTGGCGACGGCGGACGCGGTCGCCAAGTACCAGCTCGACAAGAAGGCCGGCGCGGACCGGCTGCGCGGGGTCGCACGGCTCTACGACGACTACGTGCAGCTGGTGGTCCCGGCCGGCTCCCCGGTGCAGTCGGCCCATGACCTGAGCGGCAAGCGGGTCGCGATCGGCCAGCCGGGCTCCGGCGTGCGGCTGGTCTCGGAGCGGCTGCTGAGGGCGGCGAAGATCGACCCGGTGCTGGACATCACGCCGGTGTCCATCGGCATCGACACCATGCCGGGCGAGCTGGAAGCCGGCCGGATCGACGCGTTCTTCTGGTCCGGCGGCCTGCCCACGAACGCCGTGCACGAACTGTCGGAGCACTTCGACATCCGGCTCGTGCCGCTCGGTGACCTGATGGAACCGCTCCAGGAGAGCGGCAGCCCGGCACGCTACTACCGGACGGCCGTGATGCCGCAGGACGTCTACCCGCGGGCGCGCAACACCAGCTCGGTGACGACCCTGGCCGTGCCGAACCTGCTGGTGACCACGGCGGGGTCCGACCCGCAGCTCACCGAGCAGCTGACGCAGACGGTGATCCTCAGCCGCGACCTCGTCGGGCGTGAGGTGCACGCGGCGCAGCGCGTGGACCTGCGGACGGCGATCTACACCGATCCGCTGGACCTGCACGAGGGCGCGCGCCGGTACTACCGGTCCGTCAAGCCCTGAGCGTCCTGAGCGCCCTGAGGTTCACGAAGGGGACGGGGGCGACGGCAGCAGCATGGTCGCCGCCGCGGCCGCGCCGATCAGCCCCGCATGGGTGCCCAGCATCGCCGGCACCACCTGGACGTCCTTGACGAACGAGAGCGTGGCGTAGGCCGCGAGGTGACTGCGGATCGGGGCGAAGAGGGTGTCGCCGGCCGCGGCCACTCCACCGCCGATGACCGCGATGTCCGTCTCCACGAGGGTCGCGGTGGCCGCGATGGCTGCGGCCAGGGCGCGGCCCGCCCGGTCGAAGGCGGCCAGGGCGATCGGGTCACCCTCGGCGGCGGCAGCGGCCACGCCCGCCGCGGTGGCGTCAGGCCCGCCGCCCGCGCCCTTCACACCGGTCGCGCCCGCGCCGGCCCCAGCCGGCCCCGACGGTCTCCAGCCCTGGTCCAGGGCCCAGCGTGCGATCGCCGTACCGGAGGCGATCGACTCGACGCACCCGTGGCCGCCGCACGCGCACGGCTCGCCGTCGAAAGCCACACTGATGTGGCCGATGTGCCCGGCGTTGCCCGTGGGGCCGGGGTGGAGCTGGTTGTTCAGGATCAGGCCGCCGCCCACGCCCGTGGAGACCACCATGCACAGGGCGTTCGCGTGGCCCCGGGCCGCGCCCAGCCAGTGCTCGGCGGCGGTCATCGCCACCCCGTCGCCGGCCAGCACGGTCGGCAGGTCGGCCCCGCGCGCCGCGAGCTCGGCCACGACCCGCTCCTGGACCGGGAACTCCCGCCAGGCCCCGATGTTGACCGGGCTGACCGTGCCCCGAGAGGTGTCCACCGGACCGGCGCTGCCGATCCCGCAGCGGACCGCCGAAGCCCACAGCGGCGACTCGGAGAGGTCGGCGACGACCTCGGCGACCGCCGCCATGACCCCGTCGGCGTCCGCCCCGCGCGGGGTCGGGCGGCGGGTGGTGGCCGTCATCGTGCCGTCGGGGTGCACCAGCGCACCGGCGATCTTCGTGCCGCCGATGTCGATCGCCACGGTCGGCCCGGAGGCCTCCGCGGCTGCCCGCGGTGCGGGGAACGGGGCGCTGGGAATGATCACGGTGGCGGCTCCAGGAAGGTTTGCAGGATTAAGTATGCGCCGGGGGCGGCGCCGTGCTCTCGCGAGGCTCCAGCCTCGGACGCTCGCTGATCCGCACCCCGGGCGGGCTGCCCGCGAGGACGGCCAGGAGTTCCTCGGCGGCCAGCCGGCCGAAGCCGGCGGTGTCCCGTACGAGAGCGGTGAGCCGGGGATGGGTGACCCGGCACAGGGCGGAGTCGTCCCAGGCCACGATCGACAGCCGGCCCGGAACGGGTATGCCCAGCTCGGCGGCGACCGCGCTCCCGGCCACGGCCATCACGTCGTTGTCGTAGACGAGCGCCGTGGGCGGATCCGGCTCGGCGAGGACCCGTCGCGTGGCCGCCGCGCCCTCGGCGTCGGAATAGTCGGTGACCACCGAGCGCACCTGGTCCGGGCCGAGTCCGCGACGCGCGGCCTCGGCCCGCAGGGACTCCATCCGGCGGACCGTGTGGGCGAGGCCGGGGAGCCCGGCGACGTGCACGATCCGGCGGTGGCCCAGCCCGTACAGGTGCTCCAGCACCTGGGCCATGGCGCCGGCGTCGTCGGCCCGGACGGAAGACAGGCTCGCGGACGGGGCCGCGGAGGACACCGGGACGGGAGCCGGGACGGGAGCCTGGGCGGGAGCCTGGAAGGGGCCCGTCCCGCCCCCGGGGTCGGCGGTCGCGCCGCCGTCCGGGAACAGGGCCTCGCCGATGGT
Coding sequences within:
- a CDS encoding TAXI family TRAP transporter solute-binding subunit, giving the protein MPLVPPRISRRHALRVLVAVLAVLGVLTWWLRPFGQPELEGELTFSTGARTGVYHRYGQLLEQALGRDMPGVDVRLETSEGSQENLKRLATGEADFTVATADAVAKYQLDKKAGADRLRGVARLYDDYVQLVVPAGSPVQSAHDLSGKRVAIGQPGSGVRLVSERLLRAAKIDPVLDITPVSIGIDTMPGELEAGRIDAFFWSGGLPTNAVHELSEHFDIRLVPLGDLMEPLQESGSPARYYRTAVMPQDVYPRARNTSSVTTLAVPNLLVTTAGSDPQLTEQLTQTVILSRDLVGREVHAAQRVDLRTAIYTDPLDLHEGARRYYRSVKP
- a CDS encoding ROK family protein, which encodes MPSAPFPAPRAAAEASGPTVAIDIGGTKIAGALVHPDGTMTATTRRPTPRGADADGVMAAVAEVVADLSESPLWASAVRCGIGSAGPVDTSRGTVSPVNIGAWREFPVQERVVAELAARGADLPTVLAGDGVAMTAAEHWLGAARGHANALCMVVSTGVGGGLILNNQLHPGPTGNAGHIGHISVAFDGEPCACGGHGCVESIASGTAIARWALDQGWRPSGPAGAGAGATGVKGAGGGPDATAAGVAAAAAEGDPIALAAFDRAGRALAAAIAATATLVETDIAVIGGGVAAAGDTLFAPIRSHLAAYATLSFVKDVQVVPAMLGTHAGLIGAAAAATMLLPSPPSPS
- a CDS encoding LacI family DNA-binding transcriptional regulator; amino-acid sequence: MARRPTIKDIARQAGVSESAVSFALNDRPGVSQDTRARIRRVAEELGWQPNSAARALSGERSGAVGLVLARPAHTLGVESFFLQLVSGIQEVLSTARTALLFQVVEDIDAECAVYRRWWAERRVDGVLVVDPRTSDPRPALLEELALPAVTIGEALFPDGGATADPGGGTGPFQAPAQAPVPAPVPVSSAAPSASLSSVRADDAGAMAQVLEHLYGLGHRRIVHVAGLPGLAHTVRRMESLRAEAARRGLGPDQVRSVVTDYSDAEGAAATRRVLAEPDPPTALVYDNDVMAVAGSAVAAELGIPVPGRLSIVAWDDSALCRVTHPRLTALVRDTAGFGRLAAEELLAVLAGSPPGVRISERPRLEPRESTAPPPAHT